One stretch of Comamonas testosteroni DNA includes these proteins:
- a CDS encoding dipeptide ABC transporter ATP-binding protein has product MSALLQDRPATAIPASAVAPLLEVQDLVIAYRDHSGQEQRVVHGLSFSVAPGEVVALVGESGSGKTTTAQAVIGLLADNGRREQGSIRLQGTEVSDWSATRWNSIRGRVLSLVPQDPTTSLNPVRTVGDQVGEILRIHGLRDRSAIEARVIDLLTRVGLSQPALRARQYPHELSGGMRQRVLIAIAIALRPALIIADEPTSALDVTVQRRILDLIDELRHETGTAVLLVTHDLGVAADRAHRLIVMQGGRIQEQGPTLELLRNPQSAYTRRLLSDAPSLTYAPRRTAPSAAATAQDWAIEVEDLIHDFQAPGQGRGVFRAVDGVSLRLRRGSTHAIVGESGSGKTTTIRDIVGLARPTSGRIRIAGVELTGLRGEALRQLRRRVQLVYQNPFSSLDPRQRVFDIIEEPLLNFEPLPPQERRQRVLDMLERVGLPAGVLQRRPHALSGGQRQRVALARALVLQPQVLVLDEAVSALDVTVQAQILALLAQLQQDLGLSYLFISHDLAVVRQIADTVSVLRAGKVVDAGSVEDVFLHPTSDYTRELMDAIPGKRSIDFVPHPA; this is encoded by the coding sequence CGACCACAGCGGCCAGGAGCAGCGCGTGGTCCACGGCCTGTCGTTTTCCGTGGCGCCCGGCGAGGTCGTGGCGCTGGTCGGCGAATCGGGCTCGGGCAAGACCACCACGGCCCAGGCCGTGATCGGCCTGCTCGCCGACAACGGACGCCGCGAGCAAGGCAGCATCCGGCTGCAAGGCACCGAGGTCTCGGACTGGAGTGCCACGCGCTGGAACAGCATTCGCGGCCGCGTGCTCAGCCTGGTGCCCCAGGATCCGACCACCTCGCTCAACCCCGTGCGCACCGTGGGCGACCAGGTCGGCGAAATCCTGCGCATTCACGGCCTGCGCGACCGCTCTGCCATCGAGGCCCGCGTGATCGACCTGCTGACGCGCGTGGGCCTGTCACAGCCCGCCCTGCGGGCGCGCCAGTATCCGCACGAGCTGTCGGGCGGCATGCGCCAGCGCGTGCTGATCGCCATCGCCATCGCGCTGCGGCCTGCGCTGATCATCGCCGACGAGCCCACCAGCGCGCTGGATGTCACGGTGCAGCGGCGCATCCTGGATCTGATCGACGAGCTGCGCCACGAAACCGGCACCGCCGTGCTGCTGGTCACCCACGATCTGGGCGTGGCCGCCGACCGCGCACATCGCCTCATCGTCATGCAGGGCGGCCGCATCCAGGAACAAGGCCCGACACTGGAGCTTCTGCGCAATCCGCAAAGCGCCTATACGCGCCGCTTGCTGTCTGATGCTCCCTCGCTCACGTACGCCCCTCGTCGCACTGCGCCATCGGCGGCGGCAACTGCCCAAGACTGGGCCATCGAGGTCGAGGACCTGATCCACGACTTCCAGGCCCCCGGCCAGGGGCGCGGCGTTTTCCGTGCCGTGGACGGCGTGTCGCTGCGCCTGCGTCGGGGCTCCACGCATGCCATCGTGGGCGAGTCGGGCTCAGGCAAGACCACGACCATACGCGACATCGTGGGCCTGGCACGCCCTACATCGGGTCGCATCCGCATCGCCGGCGTCGAACTCACGGGCCTGCGCGGCGAGGCCCTGCGCCAGCTGCGCCGCCGCGTGCAGCTGGTCTACCAGAACCCGTTCAGCTCGCTGGACCCGCGCCAGCGTGTCTTCGACATCATCGAGGAGCCCCTGCTCAACTTCGAGCCGCTGCCGCCCCAGGAGCGCCGCCAGCGCGTGCTTGACATGCTCGAGCGCGTGGGCCTGCCGGCCGGCGTGCTGCAGCGACGCCCGCATGCGCTCTCGGGCGGCCAGCGCCAGCGCGTGGCGCTTGCGCGCGCCCTGGTGCTGCAGCCGCAGGTGCTGGTGCTGGACGAGGCCGTTTCGGCCCTGGACGTGACCGTGCAGGCCCAGATCCTCGCCCTGCTCGCGCAGCTGCAGCAGGACCTGGGCCTGAGCTATCTCTTCATCTCGCACGACCTTGCCGTGGTGCGCCAGATCGCCGACACGGTGTCGGTGCTGCGCGCAGGCAAGGTGGTGGACGCAGGCAGCGTAGAGGACGTGTTCCTGCACCCCACCAGCGACTACACGCGCGAACTCATGGACGCCATTCCCGGCAAAAGGAGCATTGATTTTGTCCCCCACCCCGCCTGA
- a CDS encoding putative FMN-dependent luciferase-like monooxygenase — MSPTPPDTLARARPAPRLGFFSRLLDEVPAGERYRLVTEQIAHAEAQGFDSAWIAQHHFHESEGGLPSPFVFLSHVAARTRRIRLGTGVVTLPLENALRVAEDAAVLDLLSGDRLEVGLGTGGTAESFEAFGVTGSERGAVFARNFAVLRDAWAGRVLAGGVRLYPAAPQLLERVWQATFSVEGGARAGASGDGLMLSRTQPRPEGRPRATLSEIQNPIIEAYLAALPAGRAPRILASRTLLVADRREQALQWAEAGLRRSAQRHAALASSASTQWATRVDPQAPLQQLIEAYDVHVGTPEEVIASLGADTALAQASDIVFQVHSIDPPHQGILRSIELTAAVVAPALGWRRSETPTGASQPLVQTGLLQAA, encoded by the coding sequence TTGTCCCCCACCCCGCCTGACACTCTTGCTCGCGCGCGCCCTGCACCGCGCCTGGGCTTCTTCAGCCGCCTGCTCGATGAGGTACCGGCCGGCGAACGCTACCGCCTGGTCACCGAGCAGATCGCCCATGCCGAAGCCCAGGGTTTCGACTCGGCCTGGATCGCCCAGCATCATTTCCACGAAAGCGAGGGCGGCCTGCCCTCGCCCTTTGTCTTTCTGTCGCATGTGGCGGCCCGCACGCGGCGCATCCGTCTGGGCACGGGTGTGGTCACGCTGCCGCTGGAAAACGCGCTGCGCGTGGCCGAGGATGCGGCCGTGCTGGACCTGCTGTCTGGCGACCGCCTCGAAGTGGGTCTGGGCACAGGCGGCACGGCAGAGTCCTTCGAGGCCTTCGGCGTCACAGGCAGCGAGCGCGGCGCGGTCTTTGCGCGCAACTTCGCCGTGCTGAGGGATGCCTGGGCCGGGCGCGTGCTGGCAGGCGGCGTGCGCCTGTACCCCGCAGCCCCGCAACTGCTGGAGCGCGTCTGGCAGGCCACGTTCTCGGTCGAGGGCGGGGCACGCGCCGGCGCCAGCGGCGACGGCCTGATGCTCTCGCGCACCCAGCCCCGACCCGAAGGCCGACCCCGGGCCACGCTGTCCGAGATACAGAACCCCATCATCGAGGCCTATCTCGCGGCCCTGCCCGCAGGACGCGCACCGCGCATCCTGGCCTCGCGCACCCTGCTGGTTGCCGACAGGCGCGAACAGGCACTGCAATGGGCCGAGGCCGGTCTGCGCCGTTCGGCCCAGCGTCATGCGGCCCTGGCCTCATCCGCGTCCACGCAATGGGCAACGCGCGTCGATCCGCAGGCGCCGCTGCAGCAGCTCATTGAAGCCTATGACGTGCATGTGGGCACGCCCGAGGAGGTGATCGCCTCGCTTGGCGCCGACACGGCGCTGGCGCAAGCCAGCGACATCGTGTTCCAGGTCCACTCCATCGACCCGCCGCACCAGGGCATTCTGCGCTCCATCGAGCTGACGGCAGCCGTCGTGGCGCCGGCTCTGGGCTGGCGCCGCAGCGAGACCCCCACAGGCGCTTCCCAACCCCTTGTCCAAACCGGACTGCTTCAAGCCGCATGA
- a CDS encoding CMD domain protein produces MIMSNTAQTRFPEDVIDHLADIAAGSTLDQVRRHRSEARTQAQQSFAALFTPAEPVAGTVSLCERLTLAAFTAGLHGESRSAGFYAKALATEDAELAAAVASEVVRGRAASLQAGSGPHGPYGIYPAGPLSREDQSGPSYAVDPAHAALLGPRLSAALAHAHLLAYHPRDASAQALLALQQAGWSETDIVILSQLASFLSFQIRLVAGLRALGARAAVTTASSTSALQAQP; encoded by the coding sequence ATGATCATGAGCAATACCGCACAGACCCGCTTTCCCGAAGATGTGATCGACCATCTCGCCGATATCGCTGCCGGCAGCACGCTGGATCAGGTACGCCGCCACCGCAGCGAGGCACGCACCCAGGCCCAGCAAAGCTTTGCCGCGCTGTTCACCCCCGCCGAGCCTGTCGCAGGAACTGTTTCGCTGTGCGAGCGCCTGACGCTGGCCGCCTTCACGGCAGGCCTGCATGGCGAGTCACGCAGCGCCGGCTTCTATGCCAAGGCCCTGGCCACCGAAGACGCGGAACTGGCCGCCGCCGTGGCCAGCGAAGTGGTGCGCGGGCGCGCTGCCAGCCTGCAGGCCGGCAGCGGCCCGCACGGCCCCTACGGGATCTATCCGGCCGGCCCCTTGAGCCGCGAGGACCAAAGCGGCCCCAGCTACGCCGTGGACCCGGCGCATGCGGCTTTGCTGGGCCCGCGCCTGAGCGCCGCGCTGGCCCATGCCCATCTGCTGGCCTACCACCCACGCGATGCGAGTGCCCAGGCCTTGCTGGCGCTGCAGCAGGCCGGCTGGAGCGAGACCGATATCGTCATCCTGTCCCAGCTCGCCTCTTTTCTGTCCTTCCAGATCCGCCTCGTGGCGGGGCTGCGCGCGCTTGGCGCACGAGCTGCAGTCACCACGGCATCTTCCACCTCCGCCCTGCAAGCCCAGCCATGA
- a CDS encoding alkylhydroperoxidase domain protein, with amino-acid sequence MTTTHNTSPQVFTQEQLDWQPWIAPLQESELSERHHAGLVDASRARSPYFRLLARDPDTLGARTRTDKDIFYNPDAGLPRAERELAAAATSRTNGCIYCASVHARFATHFSHRAADVQRLLDEGTGADLGPRWNAIVAAAVALTQTPPALGSSHIDALRAAGMDDAAISDALHGTAFFNWANRLMLSLGEPLHTAT; translated from the coding sequence ATGACCACCACGCACAACACCTCACCCCAGGTCTTCACCCAGGAACAGCTCGACTGGCAGCCATGGATAGCTCCTCTGCAGGAGAGCGAGCTGAGCGAGCGCCACCATGCGGGGCTGGTGGACGCGTCGCGCGCGCGTTCACCTTATTTCCGGCTGCTGGCGCGCGACCCCGACACGCTGGGAGCACGCACGCGCACCGACAAGGACATCTTCTACAACCCCGATGCCGGCCTGCCGCGCGCCGAGCGCGAACTGGCAGCAGCTGCAACCTCACGCACCAATGGCTGCATCTACTGCGCTTCGGTACATGCGCGCTTCGCCACGCATTTCTCGCACCGCGCAGCCGATGTGCAGCGCCTGCTCGATGAAGGCACGGGCGCCGACCTGGGCCCTCGCTGGAACGCCATCGTCGCCGCTGCCGTGGCCTTGACGCAGACGCCGCCCGCGCTGGGGTCCAGTCATATCGATGCGCTGCGTGCCGCCGGCATGGACGACGCCGCCATCTCCGATGCGCTTCACGGCACGGCGTTCTTCAACTGGGCCAACCGGCTCATGCTGTCCCTGGGCGAGCCCTTGCACACGGCCACCTGA
- a CDS encoding DASS family sodium-coupled anion symporter has translation MFEKIVSMFRYLKSAVPFRLVPALIATLVLIGLLLTPVPAGLDAKAWQLVAIFLTTIVAIILKVMPIGVMALMAIVIVSLSQVTSSSSKGAITDALSSFANPLIWLIVVAVLISRGLKKTGLGNRIGLLFIALMGKRTIGIGYGLAICELVLAPFTPSNTARGGGIVHPIMKSIANAFESDPAKGTQGKVGTYLALVNYHSNPITSAMFLTATAPNPLVVDLVAKATGQSLHLSWTSWALYMLLPGLLCLLLMPLAVYLLSPPELKATPNAVEYARAEMARMGPLSGKERVMLGTFGMMLLLWANVPQMLFGPAFTLDPTVVAFLGLFALIITGTIDWDDVLSEKSAWDTLIWFGALVMLAEQLNKLGVVAWFADGLKNAIVASGLDWLPVAAILVGVFVFSHYLFASTTAHISAMMLAFLTVGAQLIPADYVVPFMLMMTAGSAIMMTLTHYATGTSPIIFGSGYVTLGVWWRVGAAMCVLELLIFAVVGAAWWKLLGLW, from the coding sequence ATGTTCGAGAAAATCGTCTCGATGTTCCGCTACCTCAAATCGGCCGTGCCGTTTCGGCTGGTGCCTGCATTGATTGCCACCCTGGTGCTGATCGGTCTGCTGCTGACGCCGGTGCCGGCTGGGCTGGATGCCAAGGCATGGCAGCTGGTGGCCATCTTTCTGACAACCATCGTGGCGATTATCCTCAAGGTCATGCCCATAGGCGTGATGGCTCTGATGGCGATTGTCATCGTGTCGCTGTCCCAGGTGACCTCCAGTTCCTCCAAGGGGGCGATCACGGATGCGCTGAGCAGCTTTGCGAACCCCTTGATCTGGCTGATCGTGGTGGCTGTTCTGATCTCGCGCGGCCTCAAGAAAACGGGGCTCGGCAACCGCATCGGGTTGCTGTTCATTGCGCTGATGGGAAAGCGCACCATAGGCATAGGCTACGGACTTGCGATCTGTGAGCTGGTGCTGGCCCCGTTCACGCCCAGCAACACGGCACGCGGCGGCGGTATCGTGCATCCGATCATGAAGTCCATTGCCAACGCCTTCGAATCGGACCCGGCCAAGGGTACACAGGGCAAGGTCGGGACCTATCTGGCGCTGGTCAACTACCATTCCAATCCGATCACTTCGGCCATGTTCCTGACCGCAACGGCGCCCAATCCTCTGGTCGTGGACCTGGTGGCCAAGGCCACGGGTCAGTCCCTGCATCTGAGTTGGACAAGCTGGGCGCTGTACATGCTGCTGCCAGGCCTGCTGTGTCTGCTGCTGATGCCGCTGGCGGTCTATCTGCTGTCGCCTCCCGAGCTCAAGGCCACGCCCAATGCCGTGGAGTACGCTCGTGCCGAGATGGCCCGCATGGGCCCGCTGTCGGGCAAGGAGCGTGTCATGCTGGGAACCTTCGGCATGATGCTGCTGCTGTGGGCCAATGTGCCGCAGATGCTCTTCGGTCCGGCCTTTACGCTGGACCCGACCGTGGTGGCGTTTCTCGGTTTGTTCGCCCTGATCATCACGGGCACCATCGACTGGGATGACGTGCTGTCCGAGAAAAGTGCCTGGGACACCCTGATCTGGTTCGGTGCCCTGGTCATGCTGGCCGAGCAGCTCAACAAGCTAGGGGTGGTCGCCTGGTTTGCCGATGGCCTGAAGAATGCCATCGTCGCCAGCGGCCTGGACTGGCTGCCTGTGGCTGCCATTCTGGTGGGCGTCTTCGTCTTCTCGCACTATCTGTTTGCCAGCACCACCGCCCATATCAGCGCCATGATGCTGGCTTTTCTGACCGTGGGTGCGCAACTGATCCCTGCCGACTATGTCGTGCCCTTCATGCTGATGATGACGGCCGGCTCGGCCATCATGATGACGCTGACGCACTACGCGACCGGAACATCGCCCATCATCTTCGGCAGCGGCTATGTGACTTTGGGTGTCTGGTGGCGCGTAGGTGCTGCCATGTGCGTGCTGGAGCTGCTGATCTTCGCTGTCGTCGGCGCTGCCTGGTGGAAGCTGCTGGGGTTGTGGTGA
- the rplQ gene encoding 50S ribosomal protein L17, protein MRHGNGLRKLNRTSAHRKAMLQNMMNSLIEHEAIKTTVPKAKELRRVIEPMITLAKVDTVANRRLAFDRLRDRDSVTKLFNVLGPRNAQRPGGYTRILKMGFRVGDNAPMAYVELVERAEEAAAAAE, encoded by the coding sequence ATGCGTCACGGCAACGGCCTCCGCAAACTGAACCGCACTTCTGCACACCGCAAGGCAATGCTGCAGAACATGATGAACTCGCTGATCGAGCACGAAGCAATCAAGACCACGGTCCCCAAGGCCAAGGAACTGCGTCGCGTGATCGAGCCCATGATCACTCTGGCCAAGGTTGATACCGTGGCTAACCGCCGTCTGGCTTTCGACCGTCTGCGCGACCGCGACAGCGTGACCAAGCTGTTCAACGTGCTGGGTCCCCGCAACGCTCAGCGTCCCGGTGGCTACACACGTATCCTGAAGATGGGCTTCCGCGTGGGCGACAATGCTCCCATGGCCTATGTGGAGCTGGTCGAGCGCGCTGAAGAAGCCGCTGCAGCAGCTGAATAA